Below is a genomic region from Pseudomonas svalbardensis.
AGGGTTTCGATGTTGCGCGGGTGATGGAGCGGCCCGTCGATGGTGTCCGTCTGTCGGGACGTGGCGTCAGTCTGATCCGTCAGCTGGGCCACAATGCGAGTTGGTCCGACGATGGTCGAAGTGCCCGCGTGGAATTTTTCTGGGAGGCTCTGGCATAATCCACGCATTCTTGATCAAGGAGTGAGCAAGTGGCTGACACACACCTGGACCGCGACGTGCTGAACGCGTTGCAAGAGGTCATGGAGGATGAGTATCCGACGTTGCTGGATACCTTTCTCGCCGATTCCGAAGAGCGCTTGCGCGTCTTGCGAGAAGCTGAAGATGCCGCGCAACTCATGAATGCAGCCCATAGTTTCAAGGGCAGCAGCAGCAACATGGGCGCCATTCGCCTGGCTGAGTTGTGCCATGAGCTGGAGCAACGCGCCAAGCAAAAAAGCCTCGCTGGCATCGAAAAGCTGATCGGGGAAATTGACAGCGAATTCGCCATCGTGCGACCGCTCTATGAAGCGGAGCGTCAGCGTTCCCTCTCTGCCAATGAGACCGTCCGGCGCTTTTAGCGCCTGTCGCTCAAACCTGGCGCGACCTTTGCAATAATCTCCGTCAACTGTACCTACGATCCCAGTGCGGCGGAGACCGTTCCATGCCCGTTACCCCCAATATACTTCTTCAGGCCGCCGCGCAGGCCAAGACTCAAGCCGCTTCCGCCAATACACCGGCGCCGGCCGCTGAGCCTGGGG
It encodes:
- a CDS encoding Hpt domain-containing protein, which produces MADTHLDRDVLNALQEVMEDEYPTLLDTFLADSEERLRVLREAEDAAQLMNAAHSFKGSSSNMGAIRLAELCHELEQRAKQKSLAGIEKLIGEIDSEFAIVRPLYEAERQRSLSANETVRRF